One window of the Eucalyptus grandis isolate ANBG69807.140 chromosome 8, ASM1654582v1, whole genome shotgun sequence genome contains the following:
- the LOC104416258 gene encoding uncharacterized protein LOC104416258: MARNWANLPQELLVLCSQLLCPKDLSAFRAVCHSWRFAAVEGRSDVPWLMLADEEGTRWREFFCLSCQLVHKALLPEAKGKRCFFSGGWMLTMGKEGELHMLKNPMSCCDHIIKLPNLNKFLAIQNSRLLRTYGAYIFKFSLSDSPATSPDYKVVVIYRNCRRLWLWKPGDEEWSSVTSQVLCQ, from the coding sequence ATGGCGAGAAACTGGGCAAATCTCCCGCAAGAGTTGCTAGTACTATGCTCGCAACTCCTATGTCCGAAGGATTTGTCGGCCTTTCGAGCAGTATGCCACTCTTGGCGATTCGCTGCTGTCGAAGGGAGGAGCGACGTCCCGTGGTTGATGCTCGCGGACGAGGAGGGGACGCGGTGGCGCGAGTTTTTCTGCCTCTCATGTCAGCTGGTTCACAAAGCGCTCTTGCCAGAAGCAAAGGGGAAGAGATGCTTCTTTTCGGGAGGTTGGATGCTGACGATGGGCAAAGAGGGGGAACTCCACATGCTGAAGAATCCCATGTCGTGCTGCGACCATATTATTAAGCTTCCCAATCTGAACAAGTTCCTCGCCATACAAAACTCCCGCTTGCTTCGCACGTATGGTGCCTACATCTTTAAGTTCTCTCTATCTGATAGCCCTGCTACGTCTCCAGATTACAAAGTCGTTGTCATCTATAGGAACTGCCGACGATTATGGCTTTGGAAACCCGGCGACGAGGAGTGGTCGTCAGTGACCTCCCAAGTATTATGTCAATGA